One window from the genome of Acinetobacter lanii encodes:
- a CDS encoding 3-hydroxyacyl-CoA dehydrogenase, with translation MKIQGKVFVVTGGASGLGAATATYLVEQGAKVIMVDMNQSLGEELQHSLGEQSKFVALDVTDESAVERFFQHLETDYGQLNGLINCAGIGPSAKVLGRDGIHELALFQKVLNINVTGTFNMLRFAAQLIAKYELTDGEQDRGVIVNTASVAAFDGQIGQSAYAASKGAVVAMTLPLARELARDAIRVMTIAPGIMETPMLKGLPQNVQDSLGQMVPFPPRLARPEEFAHLVGHIIENEYLNGEVIRLDGAIRMAPK, from the coding sequence ATGAAAATTCAAGGAAAGGTATTTGTCGTCACCGGTGGTGCATCAGGTTTGGGTGCAGCTACAGCAACCTATCTCGTGGAGCAGGGTGCGAAAGTGATTATGGTCGATATGAACCAGAGTCTCGGTGAGGAACTCCAACACAGCTTAGGTGAGCAGTCAAAATTCGTAGCGTTGGATGTCACTGATGAAAGCGCCGTTGAACGCTTCTTTCAACACTTAGAAACGGATTATGGTCAACTGAATGGTCTAATCAACTGTGCAGGCATTGGACCTTCGGCAAAAGTGTTGGGACGAGATGGCATTCATGAATTGGCATTGTTCCAAAAAGTGCTCAACATTAATGTCACCGGTACATTCAATATGCTGCGTTTCGCAGCTCAATTGATTGCGAAATATGAATTAACAGACGGTGAACAAGACCGAGGTGTGATTGTAAATACTGCATCCGTTGCTGCTTTCGATGGTCAAATAGGTCAGTCGGCTTATGCAGCATCAAAAGGTGCAGTGGTCGCGATGACCCTACCTTTGGCACGAGAGTTAGCGCGTGACGCCATTCGTGTGATGACCATTGCACCGGGAATTATGGAAACCCCAATGCTCAAAGGCTTGCCACAAAATGTCCAAGACTCGCTGGGGCAAATGGTGCCGTTTCCACCACGCTTAGCACGACCTGAAGAATTTGCACATTTGGTGGGTCATATTATTGAAAATGAATATTTAAATGGTGAAGTGATTCGTCTAGATGGTGCAATTCGTATGGCACCAAAGTGA
- a CDS encoding HesA/MoeB/ThiF family protein, with protein sequence MQLYSRQILLDGWDIEAQEKLKLANVLIVGCGGIGCTTAELLARAGVGRITLIDADTIEISNLQRQIGFTQQDIGYYKSEVLAKRLKQINPYIEVEFFTEQLSSSNAVHLIAAQDLVLDGCDNFETRYLVNAQCKALNVALISASAIGFKGQLFMVAGDSACYECLFPKRQFSDESVSCTETGVLATTPNVIASLQAHHALLYLGLNQMPLLYTLLLWEGLTMRQRFLRFDHDSNCPICQATSSANAV encoded by the coding sequence ATGCAGCTTTATTCTCGCCAAATCTTATTGGATGGTTGGGATATAGAGGCGCAGGAAAAGCTCAAACTTGCCAATGTGCTGATTGTGGGCTGTGGCGGCATTGGCTGTACCACCGCTGAGCTTTTGGCTAGAGCTGGGGTAGGTCGAATCACTTTAATTGATGCAGATACGATTGAAATCAGTAATCTACAACGCCAAATTGGCTTTACCCAACAAGATATCGGTTACTACAAATCCGAAGTATTGGCGAAACGCCTAAAACAGATTAACCCGTATATTGAAGTTGAATTCTTTACTGAACAACTCTCTTCAAGCAATGCTGTGCACTTAATTGCTGCACAAGATTTAGTTTTGGATGGTTGCGATAATTTTGAAACACGTTATTTGGTCAATGCGCAGTGTAAAGCTTTAAATGTCGCATTGATTAGTGCCTCAGCGATTGGCTTTAAAGGTCAATTGTTTATGGTTGCTGGAGATTCAGCCTGCTATGAATGTTTATTTCCCAAAAGGCAATTTTCCGATGAATCGGTGAGTTGTACAGAAACAGGGGTTTTGGCGACGACACCGAATGTGATTGCCAGTTTACAAGCGCATCATGCCTTATTGTATTTGGGTTTAAATCAAATGCCACTGCTGTATACGTTGTTGTTATGGGAGGGCTTAACCATGCGACAACGCTTTTTAAGATTTGATCATGACAGCAATTGCCCAATCTGTCAGGCAACATCATCCGCAAATGCTGTTTAA
- a CDS encoding ABC1 kinase family protein, giving the protein MKNNIWLDGLRSVARVGETAVIAAKAGFKYATEKPSNAKLMRETFESLGSTYIKLGQFIASTPSLFPREYVEEFQGCLDQTPSLPFSYVQGVLASEFAGRDLSEIFASIDETPLASASIAQVHAAKLTTGEDVVIKVQKPGVETILYTDLNVLHWATKILEKAVPKVKFASLADIVEEIKTRMVREVDFIEEAQNLDDFVNYLNVSQNLAATAPKVYHHFSTRRVLTMERFYGVPLTDFDVVKKLSKDPSQVLITAMNTWFGSLMMCKSFHADLHAGNLMLLEDGRVGFIDFGIVGQLKPEVWTASIAFMDALQKTDYAVMAENMLKMGMTDRKIDTQVLATDLERLFSGVLTADPQQILSTNPADLNEIMMDMVGVGERHGIRFPRDFALLFKQMLYFDRFMRILAPYTDIYADQRLQMIQNIDPATLLKN; this is encoded by the coding sequence ATGAAAAACAATATTTGGTTAGATGGACTGCGTTCAGTTGCCCGTGTTGGGGAAACTGCCGTAATTGCGGCCAAGGCGGGCTTTAAATACGCCACAGAAAAACCAAGCAATGCAAAATTGATGCGTGAAACCTTTGAATCTTTAGGTTCAACTTATATCAAGCTCGGTCAATTTATTGCCAGTACGCCGTCGTTGTTTCCACGCGAGTATGTGGAAGAGTTTCAAGGCTGTTTAGATCAAACCCCAAGTTTGCCATTTAGTTATGTGCAAGGGGTATTGGCTTCAGAATTTGCCGGTCGTGATTTGAGCGAAATTTTTGCTTCAATCGATGAAACGCCTTTGGCATCAGCATCGATTGCACAAGTGCATGCAGCGAAACTGACCACGGGTGAAGATGTGGTGATTAAAGTGCAAAAACCAGGGGTAGAAACCATTCTCTATACCGACTTAAATGTATTGCACTGGGCGACCAAAATCTTAGAAAAAGCTGTACCGAAAGTGAAATTTGCCTCACTTGCGGATATTGTGGAAGAGATCAAAACACGCATGGTACGTGAGGTTGATTTTATTGAAGAAGCGCAAAACCTCGATGACTTTGTGAATTATTTGAATGTGTCACAAAATCTAGCCGCGACTGCACCGAAAGTTTATCACCATTTTTCTACGCGTCGTGTACTAACCATGGAGCGTTTCTATGGTGTACCGTTAACCGATTTTGATGTAGTTAAAAAACTGTCCAAGGACCCATCGCAAGTGCTGATTACTGCAATGAACACTTGGTTCGGTAGTCTGATGATGTGCAAGAGCTTCCATGCCGATTTACATGCTGGCAATCTGATGCTACTTGAAGATGGTCGCGTCGGCTTTATCGATTTCGGGATCGTGGGACAACTCAAGCCTGAAGTATGGACCGCTAGCATTGCCTTTATGGATGCATTGCAAAAAACCGATTATGCGGTGATGGCAGAAAATATGCTGAAAATGGGCATGACTGATCGCAAAATTGATACGCAAGTCTTGGCAACAGATTTGGAACGTTTATTTAGTGGTGTGTTAACGGCAGATCCGCAGCAAATTTTGTCGACCAATCCCGCAGATTTAAATGAGATCATGATGGATATGGTGGGTGTGGGTGAACGTCATGGCATTCGCTTCCCACGTGATTTTGCCTTGCTGTTTAAACAAATGTTGTATTTTGATCGCTTCATGCGCATTCTTGCACCGTATACCGATATTTATGCCGATCAGCGTTTGCAAATGATTCAAAATATTGACCCAGCGACATTGCTGAAAAATTAA
- the folB gene encoding dihydroneopterin aldolase has protein sequence MDAIIIEGLKVETVVGCFNWERQIMQPLLLDLTIHTDLEKASNSDALADTLNYAEICEISAKVIQDAKPELIEHAAKLVINALFTTFAAIESIIITIRKPAIIAQANSVGIRLERHRNDLRLSASE, from the coding sequence ATGGACGCCATCATTATTGAAGGCTTAAAAGTTGAAACAGTGGTGGGATGTTTCAATTGGGAACGTCAAATCATGCAACCGTTGTTGTTAGATTTGACCATACACACCGACCTAGAAAAAGCTTCAAATTCAGATGCTTTGGCTGATACCTTGAACTATGCTGAAATTTGCGAGATTTCGGCCAAAGTGATTCAAGACGCCAAGCCAGAATTGATTGAACATGCTGCAAAGTTGGTCATCAACGCGCTTTTTACTACCTTTGCCGCCATAGAATCTATTATTATCACTATTCGTAAGCCTGCCATTATCGCGCAAGCAAATTCAGTAGGAATTCGTCTTGAACGACACCGCAACGATCTTCGCCTTAGCGCTAGCGAGTAA
- a CDS encoding 2-amino-4-hydroxy-6-hydroxymethyldihydropteridine diphosphokinase — MNDTATIFALALASNQNPEQHFKTAFQQLSKLGKAEFSSIYLIPCRDGVGADYWNAACLLRCDQSVSALSSVLKHMEADSGRVRPSHQISLDIDLIAWGTDLTDMQLNPKKLPLALDVKIPLYELWHHAEFKTEVSFPQVQVALSNSTLG; from the coding sequence TTGAACGACACCGCAACGATCTTCGCCTTAGCGCTAGCGAGTAATCAGAATCCTGAGCAGCATTTTAAAACCGCATTTCAGCAGCTTTCCAAGCTCGGAAAAGCTGAATTTTCTTCGATTTATCTGATTCCATGTCGTGATGGTGTGGGCGCAGATTATTGGAATGCTGCTTGTCTATTGAGATGTGATCAAAGCGTTTCAGCACTTTCATCTGTGCTCAAACACATGGAAGCTGATTCCGGACGGGTGCGACCATCGCATCAGATTTCACTGGATATTGATTTGATTGCGTGGGGTACAGATTTAACAGATATGCAGCTAAATCCCAAGAAATTACCTTTGGCGTTAGATGTCAAGATTCCGCTGTATGAGTTATGGCATCACGCTGAATTTAAAACAGAGGTGAGTTTTCCCCAAGTTCAAGTCGCTCTTTCAAACAGCACTTTGGGTTGA